The DNA sequence GCCCTCAGGAACATCATTGCAATGGTCTCACCCACCTTCCTGAGCCTCCACCTATAGGATGTCCTTTTATTCCATATATCAAAGCAACGGGTCTTCTGTGCGTTCCTTATCCTCTCAAGTTCATCATAGAAGAAGAACAGGTACCTTACTGTGAGGTTGAGCAGCATTGCGAAGTCTGAGGGGACACCGATTCTCCTTGCTGAACCAACCAGTTCCTGCATTGATGTTGTTGATGATAGAAGGATCACCGCTGTCACGCTCACGGTTACCTTCCCGAGGAGCAGGGCACCGAAGATCAGTCCCTCCAGTGTCACATCCATACCCAGGGGGCCGGTCCAGATAACAGTCCCTGGCCGTATGAAGGGCTGGAAGAGTGCAATGAAACCTCCGAATGGGAGTATAAGGATTATACGCTTAAGGGCGTATGATGGTGATACATTTGATAGGAGTACAAGCAGGAGGAGATAGGCCTCCATCAAGATCAGTGTAACCACGCTGCTGGCTGAAACAGCGAAGGCTATAATTATGAAGGTTATTATGAGTTTGATACGCCCATCAAGCCTGTGGATTGAGCTCTCCTTGAGGCTCTCCCTTTCGATGTTTATGAGGTCTTCCATTCGACTTCACCAGAAAAAAATTAATTGGGAGGATCACTCCTCTCCTCCCTCTTCACCTGCAGCTTTCCTACCCCTGAAAACTGCGCCAACACCGTAGGCTATGGCCAGTACCAGGATCGTACCGATTACCATTGAAACGACACCGCCAAAGGGACTGTCACCCAGCGCCGGGAGGGTGTAGTCTGGTAGCGGTGACTCGAGGACGGGTTCTGTTTCAGGGTTTGGCATCACCTTCTCGGCGGTGCTCTCAAGGCCGTCCGGGTTTGGTGAGGCAAGGAACGGTGCCAGCACAGCTATTATGAGGGCAATTATTATGCCGGCAGTCATGAATTTTTTGTCTCGGGCATTCATTTTGATAACACCTCGGCACCTTTCTTTCCCCAGTCCCTCAGGGAGAAAAGATCAGGGCGGCTGCTCTGAATTGCAAGAACAACCACGACGGTTATTGCAGCCTCTATGAGGCCTATGACTGCGTGGTAGAGTCCCATCATCCAGAGTCCCTGTACGAGGGGGAATGTTCCTGCTATCCACATCTCCACTGCACAGGCAATGGCTGCAAGGAATATTGATGCCCATGATGCCACAATCACTGCAGGTATTTCACCTGCAGATCTCAGTGCCCTGAAGAGGTAGTAACCGGTGAAACCTCCAATCACACCCATGTTGAAGATGTTTGCACCCAGTGCCGTTATTCCTCCGTCACCGAAGATGAGTCCCTGCAGTATCAGTACAATTGAGAGAAGCAGGACAGCCGCATAGGGACTTGCAAATATTATTGCAACAAGGGCCGCTCCAACCATGTGACCGCTGGTACCCCAGGGTATCGGTATGTTCATCGCCTGTATTGCAAATATTCCCGCTGCAAGAACAGCAAACAGTGGTATCTGCCTTTCTTTAAGATCCCTTCCAGCCCACTGCATGCTGAAGTAGAGGGCTACAAGGGCAATAAGCCAGTACACAAGGTACTGTGGGAATGGTATGAAACCATCTGGAATATGCAAGCTATTCGCCTCCTTAATCTTTTTTTAATTCCAATCACTATATCAAACATTCATATAATATAAAGGTTGAAGTGATTATTACTAATCTTCGGTTTCCCTTATATTGTGGTAATATCGCACCCTGAGCGGAGGGATGACCATTGCCGGGGGTC is a window from the Methanothermobacter thermautotrophicus str. Delta H genome containing:
- the cbiM gene encoding cobalt transporter CbiM; the protein is MHIPDGFIPFPQYLVYWLIALVALYFSMQWAGRDLKERQIPLFAVLAAGIFAIQAMNIPIPWGTSGHMVGAALVAIIFASPYAAVLLLSIVLILQGLIFGDGGITALGANIFNMGVIGGFTGYYLFRALRSAGEIPAVIVASWASIFLAAIACAVEMWIAGTFPLVQGLWMMGLYHAVIGLIEAAITVVVVLAIQSSRPDLFSLRDWGKKGAEVLSK
- a CDS encoding PDGLE domain-containing protein, which translates into the protein MNARDKKFMTAGIIIALIIAVLAPFLASPNPDGLESTAEKVMPNPETEPVLESPLPDYTLPALGDSPFGGVVSMVIGTILVLAIAYGVGAVFRGRKAAGEEGGEE
- the cbiQ gene encoding cobalt ECF transporter T component CbiQ — its product is MEDLINIERESLKESSIHRLDGRIKLIITFIIIAFAVSASSVVTLILMEAYLLLLVLLSNVSPSYALKRIILILPFGGFIALFQPFIRPGTVIWTGPLGMDVTLEGLIFGALLLGKVTVSVTAVILLSSTTSMQELVGSARRIGVPSDFAMLLNLTVRYLFFFYDELERIRNAQKTRCFDIWNKRTSYRWRLRKVGETIAMMFLRAYEQGERVYLSMLSRGYSQDSQMYTARSTLGRWDVLFAAANIFILALLHILQLGYW